Proteins encoded by one window of Roseibium sp. Sym1:
- a CDS encoding ABC transporter permease — protein sequence MFGFIVKRMLWALPVLVVVSFVSFLIIQLPPGDYVTAMVAEMRNNGEFVTPLQEEEIRTALGLNDPIVIQYWRWISAILLRGDFGQSFHWNAPVSELIWDRLAITLILSTLSLIFTWIIAIPVGVYSATRQYSVFDYVFTVFGFLGKGIPDFLLALVLMWMGFAWLNMDVGGLMSPQYEGAPMSWAKALNILGHIWIPVVVLATGGAAGLIRVMRANMLDELGKPYVETAYAQGLSERQVVWRYPVRVALNPFISTVGWALPALFSGDVITAVVLNLPTTGPLLLQSLKMQDMYLAGSFILILSVFTVIGTMVSDILLAWSDPRIRYA from the coding sequence ATGTTCGGATTTATCGTCAAGAGGATGCTTTGGGCGCTGCCTGTTCTGGTGGTCGTGTCCTTCGTGTCCTTCCTGATCATCCAGCTTCCTCCGGGCGACTACGTCACCGCCATGGTGGCGGAGATGCGCAACAACGGCGAATTCGTCACGCCGCTTCAAGAAGAGGAAATCCGTACCGCGCTGGGGCTCAACGATCCGATCGTCATCCAGTATTGGCGCTGGATATCGGCGATCCTCCTCAGGGGCGATTTCGGCCAGTCCTTCCACTGGAACGCGCCTGTTTCCGAACTGATCTGGGACCGCCTGGCGATCACGCTCATTCTGTCGACACTGTCGCTGATCTTCACCTGGATCATCGCCATTCCCGTCGGCGTCTATTCCGCCACCCGGCAGTATTCGGTCTTCGACTATGTCTTCACCGTCTTCGGGTTCCTGGGCAAGGGCATCCCCGATTTCCTGCTCGCGCTTGTGCTGATGTGGATGGGCTTCGCCTGGCTCAACATGGATGTGGGCGGCCTCATGTCGCCCCAGTACGAGGGCGCGCCGATGAGCTGGGCCAAGGCTCTCAACATCCTTGGCCATATCTGGATCCCGGTCGTCGTGCTCGCCACGGGTGGTGCCGCGGGGCTGATCCGCGTCATGCGCGCCAACATGCTCGACGAGCTTGGCAAGCCCTATGTCGAGACCGCCTATGCCCAAGGCCTGTCGGAGCGGCAGGTCGTCTGGCGCTACCCGGTGCGCGTGGCGCTCAATCCGTTCATTTCGACTGTCGGCTGGGCGCTGCCGGCGCTGTTTTCGGGTGACGTGATCACGGCGGTGGTGCTCAACCTGCCGACGACAGGCCCGCTGCTGCTGCAGTCGCTCAAGATGCAGGACATGTATCTCGCCGGTTCCTTCATTCTGATACTCAGCGTTTTCACGGTCATCGGCACGATGGTCTCCGACATCCTGCTGGCGTGGTCCGATCCGCGCATCCGCTACGCGTGA
- a CDS encoding ABC transporter permease, translating to MTDQIQDPIHSAPETEENLYTANAWTLIWWRFKKHKLAVVSLVFLVFAYLTAIFAEIVAPYAPGEIERLQTFVPPQTVRIWHDGAFHRPFVYELKRTRDKETARVTYQENRDKPLPIKFFVKGDRYEFWGIWEADLHLFGIEHRKQKLTLLGTDSLGRDLFSRLVYGARVTLSAGLVGVIFAFVLGLFFGAISGYFGGILDASIQRLMEFIRSVPTIPLWMGLAAALPIAWDPLFVYVLITLILALIGWTHLARVVRGRFLSLRTEDYVMAARLAGASEYRVITKHMLPAMTSYIIAAMTLAVPEMILGETALSFLGLGLRPPVVSWGVLLQDAQNLRSISLAPWLLAPGAAVVCVVLAFNFLGDGLRDAADPYGH from the coding sequence ATGACCGATCAGATTCAAGACCCGATCCATTCCGCGCCTGAAACCGAGGAAAACCTCTACACCGCCAACGCCTGGACCCTGATCTGGTGGCGGTTCAAGAAGCACAAGCTGGCCGTCGTCTCGCTGGTCTTCCTCGTCTTCGCCTATCTCACCGCGATCTTCGCCGAGATCGTGGCTCCCTACGCGCCCGGCGAGATCGAGCGGCTTCAAACCTTCGTGCCGCCACAAACCGTTCGCATCTGGCACGACGGCGCGTTCCACCGGCCCTTCGTCTATGAGCTCAAACGCACACGCGACAAGGAAACCGCCCGGGTGACCTATCAGGAAAACCGCGACAAGCCCCTGCCGATCAAGTTCTTCGTCAAGGGCGACCGCTACGAGTTCTGGGGGATCTGGGAGGCCGATCTCCATCTGTTCGGCATCGAGCACCGCAAGCAGAAACTCACCCTCCTGGGCACTGACAGCCTTGGGCGGGATCTGTTCTCGCGGCTCGTCTACGGCGCGCGTGTCACGCTCTCCGCGGGGCTTGTCGGGGTGATTTTCGCCTTTGTGCTGGGGCTCTTTTTCGGCGCGATCTCGGGCTATTTCGGCGGCATTCTCGATGCCTCGATCCAGCGCCTGATGGAGTTCATCCGATCGGTGCCGACGATTCCGCTCTGGATGGGGCTCGCCGCCGCTCTGCCGATCGCATGGGACCCGCTTTTTGTCTATGTCCTCATCACCCTCATCCTCGCCCTGATCGGCTGGACCCATCTGGCACGCGTCGTGCGCGGACGCTTCCTGTCGCTCCGGACCGAGGATTACGTCATGGCTGCGCGACTTGCGGGGGCCAGCGAGTACCGGGTGATCACCAAACACATGCTGCCTGCCATGACGTCCTACATTATCGCGGCCATGACGCTCGCGGTGCCCGAAATGATCCTCGGGGAAACGGCGCTTTCTTTTCTCGGGCTTGGCCTCCGCCCCCCGGTGGTTTCCTGGGGTGTGCTGCTGCAGGACGCCCAGAACCTGCGCTCGATTTCGCTCGCCCCGTGGCTGCTGGCACCCGGTGCCGCGGTGGTTTGCGTGGTGCTGGCGTTCAATTTCCTCGGCGATGGTCTGCGCGACGCGGCCGACCCCTACGGCCATTGA